In one window of Pseudoliparis swirei isolate HS2019 ecotype Mariana Trench chromosome 15, NWPU_hadal_v1, whole genome shotgun sequence DNA:
- the nfil3 gene encoding nuclear factor interleukin-3-regulated protein, which translates to MMQSIKRELDFPKPYGAEGTGRDPSDLNASRTAGRRKREFIPTERKDELYWDRRRKNNEAAKRSREKRRVNDVVLESRLAVLGQENAALKAELLALKLKFGPASSAAYAREVWSAAADRHRGPAPPGAGRSSSSGVSERGGSCISVIKHSPHAPHTRVKVEPAENRSYAQENRSYTQENRSDPQENRNCAQENRSYTQENRSDPQENRSCAQENHSDPQENRSDPQENRSCAQENRSYTQENRSDPQENRSDPQENRSCAQENRSYTQQNCSCAQENRSYTQENRSDPQENRSCAQENRSDPQENRSCAQENRSDPQENRSCAQENRSYTQENRSCAQENRSYTQENRSDPQENRSCAQENRSDPQENRSCALENRSCAQENRSDPQENRSCAQENRSDPQENRSCAQKNLSPCGFSRAGPLCGAFSQQLSGGSPGASPRSSDDGAVSKWSDGEDEQRVPRAAGDPRSVIVSTHKAPHAGSGSSSALPHKLRLKARTVRVRAEAVEREDDRAAGPRAAGPPRCPLALQVSAMQRWARRSRLTSSSVPYGSELSDAGHSFLPRGSASPSRPTARQGSVSAGRSPS; encoded by the coding sequence atgatgCAATCAATCAAGCGAGAGCTGGACTTCCCGAAGCCCTACGGCGCCGAGGGGACCGGCAGAGACCCGTCGGACCTCAACGCCTCCAGAACCGCCGGCCGCAGGAAGAGGGAGTTCATCCCGACGGAGAGGAAAGACGAGCTCTACTGGGACCGCCGGCGCAAGAACAACGAGGCGGCCAAGCGCTCGCGGGAGAAGCGCCGGGTCAACGACGTGGTTCTGGAGAGCCGGCTGGCGGTCCTGGGCCAGGAGAACGCCGCCCTGAAGGCCGAGCTGCTGGCGCTGAAGCTGAAGTTTGGCCCGGCGAGCTCGGCCGCCTACGCCCGAGAAGTCTGGAGCGCCGCCGCCGACCGCCACCGGGGGCCCGCCCCGCCCGGCGCCGGACGAAGTTCTTCCAGCGGCGTGTCGGAGCGCGGCGGCAGCTGCATCTCGGTCATCAAGCACTCGCCCCACGCGCCCCACACCCGGGTCAAGGTGGAACCGGCGGAGAACCGCAGCTACGCTCAAGAGAACCGCAGCTACACTCAAGAGAACCGCAGCGACCCACAAGAGAACCGCAACTGCGCTCAAGAGAACCGCAGCTACACTCAAGAGAACCGCAGCGACCCTCAAGAGAACCGCAGCTGTGCTCAAGAGAACCACAGCGACCCACAAGAGAACCGCAGCGACCCACAAGAGAACCGCAGCTGTGCTCAAGAGAACCGCAGCTACACTCAAGAGAACCGCAGCGACCCACAAGAGAACCGCAGCGACCCACAAGAGAACCGCAGCTGTGCTCAAGAGAACCGCAGCTACACTCAACAGAACTGCAGCTGTGCTCAAGAGAACCGCAGCTACACTCAAGAGAACCGCAGCGACCCACAAGAGAACCGCAGCTGTGCTCAAGAGAACCGCAGCGACCCACAAGAGAACCGCAGCTGTGCTCAAGAGAACCGCAGCGACCCACAAGAGAACCGCAGCTGTGCTCAAGAGAACCGCAGCTACACTCAAGAGAACCGCAGCTGTGCTCAAGAGAACCGCAGCTACACTCAAGAGAACCGCAGCGACCCACAAGAGAACCGCAGCTGCGCTCAAGAGAACCGCAGCGACCCACAAGAGAACCGCAGCTGTGCTCTAGAGAACCGCAGCTGCGCTCAAGAGAACCGCAGCGACCCACAAGAGAACCGCAGCTGTGCTCAAGAGAACCGCAGCGACCCACAAGAGAACCGCAGCTGCGCTCAAAAGAACCTCAGTCCCTGCGGGTTCTCCCGGGCCGGCCCGTTGTGCGGCGCTTTCTCCCAGCAGCTCTCCGGCGGGTCGCCCGGCGCCTCGCCCCGGAGCTCGGACGACGGCGCCGTGAGCAAGTGGTCGGACGGCGAGGACGAGCAGCGGGTCCCCAGAGCGGCGGGCGACCCGAGGAGCGTCATCGTCTCCACGCACAAGGCGCCGCACGCCGGTTccggctcctcctccgctctgcCCCACAAACTGAGGCTCAAGGCCAGAACCGTCCGCGTCAGAGCGGAGGCCGTGGAGCGAGAGGACGACCGGGCCGCCGGGCCTCGGGCCGCCGGGCCCCCCCGGTGCCCTCTGGCCCTGCAGGTCAGCGCCATGCAGCGCTGGGCCCGGCGGAGCCGGCTCACCTCGAGCTCCGTCCCGTACGGGTCAGAACTATCGGACGCCGGCCACTCGTTTCTCCcgagaggctccgcctccccgaGCCGGCCGACCGCGCGGCAGGGGTCCGTGAGCGCCGGCCGGAGCCCCAGCTGA